The DNA region AGGCGCGGGACCTGAGACACGGTGAGCGCCCGGCCCCATTGGAGGCGCCGCTCCTGGCGCGGCTACTGCGCGGGGGATGGAGTGGCGCGCGGGTCGGACACGCGCACGAACTGGCGGGCGATGGCGTCGCGAATGGGGCGCGACAACGTCAGTCGTTCGAGCCGGATGGGCGCGCCGACCTGCGACACGACGCGCCGCTGGGTCACCGACGGCGACGATGACGCGGCGGACGATTCGTTGTGGGTCACGTGAAAGCCTCGCGTGGCGTCAAGCGTAGCGCTCGGCCACATAGCGCGCAACGCCGACAGCGGCGCGGAGGATCAGGTCCTGGCGGGCCTCGTTGAAGAAGCCGGGGTCGCGCGAGTCGAGGTACAGGATGCCCTCGAGGCGTCGGCCGGCGCCGAGCGGCACCGCCATCCAGCTCATGGACGCAGCGTCGACCTTGCGCGCCTGTGGCTCGGAGTACGCCCACTGCTCGACGAGGTCGCGCACGTAGGCTTCGTAGTCGGCGTCCTCACGTCGGGCGTGGTAGGCGTCGCCGGTCCGATAGACGTGTCCCGCGATGCCGCAGTGGACGGGTAGGCGACGACCCGCGGTGCGTCCGCCGCGCCCATCGCCGACGTAGTCCAGCACTTGCACGAGCTCCCGATGGTCGGCGGTGGGCACGTGCACGGTGAGCCGGAGGCCGACGCGGGCCTCCTCTCCGGCGCGATCGGATTCGACCAGGAGGGCGTGCAGGGTCATCAGGCAGCCGCGGAGTTCGTGGATCGACTCCCGCCGTGCGTCGCGGGTCCAGGCGACGCCGGCCCGCGTGATCGTGAGCGCGCAGCTCAGTAGCGCGCAGGTCGCGGCGAGCCACGCGGCCTGCGTGCGCCCGGCGGCGGCCAGGCCCGCCACCCCGGTGGTGCCGGCCAGCAGGGCGGTGCAGGCGATGAGGATGTCCCACGTCTGGCTGGCCTGGAGAATCGTGCGGGTCCAGCTCGCGCGGACTGGGATGGGCATGGTGGAGCAGCCGACCCCGGGAGGACGGGCGGGCGGGCGAGGATCTGACGGGACGGCTGCGATGCCGCGATGCCGGGGGTGTGGAGCGTGACCCGCCACTTCGCGCGCGGCAACCGGGGCGGGTACACTCACGGGCTGGAGAGATGGCCGAGGGGTTTAAGGCAGCGGTCTTGAAAACCGCCGTACGGGTAACCGTACCGTGGGTTCGAATCCCACTCTCTCCGCCACCGTTCGCCGGTGGCGAACGGGGCGGAGAGAGCCGTCTTCAGGCTCGCGGCCACTCGCCTGCGGCTCGTGCCCGCGAGCTCGAATCCCACTCTGGCGCTGGATCGTGAGCATCTCGGCAGAGGCCGTCGGCTTGGCCTCGGCCCGTGCGTCTCGGGCATGGCCTCAGGGCTGGCGCTCGTGGGTCGAGAGCATCTCGGCAGAGGCCGTCGGCTTCGCCTCGGCTGTGCGTCTCGGGCACGGCCTCAGGGCTGGCGCTCGTGGGTCGTGAGCATCTCGGCAGAGGCCGTCGGCTTGGCCTCGGCCCGTGCGTCTCGGGCACGGCCTCAGGGCTGGCGCTCGTGGGTCGCCAGCATCTCGGCAGAGGCCGTCGGCTTGGCCTCGGCCCGTGCGTCTCGGGCATGGCCTCAGGGGCTGGCGCTCGTGGTCGCCAGCATCTCGGCAGAGGCCGTCGGCTTGGCCTCGGCCCGTGCGTCTCGGGCACGGCCTCAGGGCTGGCGCTCGTGGGTCGCCAGCATCTCGGCAGAGGCCGTCGGCTTGGCCTCGGCCCGTGCGTCTCGGGCATGGCCTCAGGGGCTGGCGCTCGTGGGTCGTGAGCATCTCGGCAGAGGCCGTCGGCTTGGCCTCGGCGCGTGCGTCTCGGGCATGGCCTCAGGGCTGGCGCTCGTGGGTCGTGAGCATCTCGGCAGAGGCCGTCGGCTTCGCCTCGGCTTGTGCGTCTCGGGCACGGCCTCAGGGCTGGGCTCTGGTTGGTCGCATCTCGGCAGGGGGGCCTGGGCTTCGATCTCTGGCGGCGCGTTTGCATCTCTTCCGCGCGTGCGTGCGTCAACGGATGACCTGCTGGTGTCGCTCTGTGCCCGGTTTCTCGAGGCGCAGTTGAAGGGGGACCGTCGACGCGCCGTGCGGTTGTTGATGGAGCAGGGCCTCGACACCGGGCTGTCGGCGACCGACCTGTTGCTGCGGGTCATCACGCCGGCACAACGCGAGATCGGGCGGCTCTGGGAGGCCAACGCGGTGTCGGTCGCAGACGAGCACGTCGCCACCGCCATCAGTCAACTGGCGATGTCACACCTGTACGGCCGAGCGTTGCCGACGGACATCCGCCGGGAGCACGTCCTTGTCGCGTGTGTCGACGGCGAGTGGCACGACATGGGGGCGCGCGTCGCGGCAGATGTCCTCGAGCATCATGGCTTCTCGGTCAGGCTGCTGGGCCCCAGTGTTCCGGTCGACGCCCTCCTCGAGCGCGTCGCCAGCGAGGCGCCCGACATCGTCCTCCTCTCCATGACCATGGACGTGCACGCGCCGGCCCTCACGACGGCAGTCCGCGCCCTGAAGGCTCGCTTTCCGAACCTGCCTGTCCTGGTGGGCGGGCGGGGGTGTGCCGATCGCAACCTCGCCGAGTACGGCCTGCCTCACCTCACGGCGCCGCGCGCCGCAGTCTGCGCGGAGATCGAGCGACTGCTCGACGCCTGAACACGGGCCTCCGCAGAGACTGCATCCGCGACGCCGCTGTTCGGTTCCGCTACAGCTGTCGCCTTTTCTTGGCGTCCCCCGAGAGCGTACGGGAAAGCGGTCCGTCCAGGCGGTCTGGCATCCGGCTTGCTCCCTTGCAGTTGGAATGCGCGGCGAACCAGGGGGACGCGAGGCACCCGACATCAGCGCCCTCAGGCGCGAGGCCTCGCTGCTCTGCGACGCCACGGGACGGGTGACATGGGCCGACGACTCGGCCGCTCGCGTGCTCGGCATCGCTCCCGGCGACATCCTCACGACGCACGCCGTGCCAGGTACGGAAGCCAAGCTGGCGCGCCTGCTCGACGAGGCGACGCGCGGACCGATCAAGGACTATGAGATCTGCCTGATGGTCGCCGGGGCGCCACGCACGGTGCTTTGCTCGGTCTTCGACTACCCCGGGCAGCGCCTCCTCTTGGTCGGCAGTCTCGTCCCGGAGCAGTACAGCCGCATGGTGAGTCAGGTCAGCCAGGCGGTGGCCGAGCTCGGCGAACTGCAGCGGCAGTCCGATCGGCAGCAGCGGGAACTGCAGCGCCGACACGACGACCTCGCGCGACTCAACGTCGAGCTCGACGACTCGGCACGCGGCATGGCCGCGCTGCACGCGGAGGTGCAGGAGAACGCCGACTCGCTCCGGCGCCTCTCCGAGGTGAAGTCGCGCGTCGTCTCCAACGTGAGCCACGAGTTCCGCACCCCGCTGAACTCGATCATCGGACTGACCAACATCCTGCTGTCGCGTGTCGATGGCGAGCTGTCGCCCGAGCAGGAGAAGCAGATCACGTTCATCCGGCGTTCCGCCGAGAGCCTCACCGAGTTGGTGAACGACCTGCTCGACCTCTCCAGCATCGAGGCCGGCAAGGTGGCGTTCCGGCCGACACGCTTCACCGTCGCCTCACTGTTCGGCGCCTTGCGGGGCATGCTGCGGCCACTGGTCGCCCCCCCGTCCCCCGAGGTGACCTTCGAGACCCCCGACGAGGAGGTCGCGCTCGAGACCGACGAGGGCAAGGTGTCGCAGATCATGCGCAACCTGCTCTCCAATGCGATCAAGTTCGCGCCCGAGGGCGACGTGCGGGTGCAGGTGCGCGCCGAGGGCGACGAGGTGGTGTTCGCCGTGGCCGACTCGGGCATCGGCATCGCCCCCGAAGATCACGAGCGCGTGTTCGAGGAGTTCACGCAGCTGGACAATCCGATCCAGCGCCGCGTCAAGGGCACCGGCCTCGGCCTCGCGCTGTCACGGCGCCTGGCGGGCATCCTCGGCGGCACCCTCGTCGTGGCCAGCTCGGCGCCCGGCGAGGGCACCACGTTCGAGCTGCGCATCCCGCGCGTCCATCCCGAAGTCACCGAGATGGCGGCGATGGAGGAGCGCAGCCGCGCTCTCGATCCCCGCCGCGCGCCGATCCTCGTGCTCGAGGACGACCGCCAGACGCTCTTCCTCTACGAACGCTACCTGCGCGACGCCGGCTTCCAGATCGTGCCGGCCCGCACCATCGACGACGCGCGAGAGGCGATGCGACGGATGCGCCCGGCCGCCATCGTCCTCGACGTGATGCTCGAGGGCGAGACCTCCTGGGCTTTCCTCGCCGAGCTGAAGGCCTCGCCCGACACGCGCGACATCCCCGCGCTCGTGGTGACCATCACCAACCGGGAGGATCGCGCCCGGGCGCTCGGCGCCGACGAGTTCTTCGTCAAGCCGCTCGATCAGGAGTGGATCGCCCGCAAGCTCCAGCAACTGGCGCATCGCTCCGGGCCCATTCGCACCGTCCTGGTCGTCGACGACGACGAGGTCGCGCGGTACATGCTGCGTCGGCAACTGGCCGACAGCGAGTACCGGATCATCGAGGCGGCCGACGGCATCGAGGGCCTGCGCCTGGCGCAGCTCGAGCGGCCGCAGGTCATCTTCCTGGACTTCGTGCTGCCGGGCACCAACGCCTTCGACCTGCTCGACGACCTGAAGGCCAACCCGGCCACCCGCAACATCCCCGTGATCATCCACACGTCCAAGTCGCTGGCCGACGAGGAGAAGTCGCGCCTCTCGCAGCAGGCCGCGGCCATCCTCCCGAAACAGAGCCTGTCGCGCGAGGTGGCCATCGCCCGCATCCGTGATGCGCTCGTGGCCGCAGGGCTGAGGCCCGAGGCCCAGGACCGGGAGGCGAGCCGTGCGGGCTGATCGGTCCGGGGTGATCCTCAACGTCAACGACGACGAGGCGACGCGGTACGTGCTCAGCCGGACGCTGCGGCGCGCCGGGTACGACGTGCGCGAGGCGTCGTCGGGATACGAGGCGCTGATGCTGGCCCGCGAAGGCCCGCGCCTCATCGTGCTCGACATCAAGCTGCCCGACCTCGACGGCCTCGAGGTGTGTCGCCGCCTGAAGGCCGACCCGCGCACCGCGACGATCCCGGTGTTGCAGACGTCGGCCACCTTCGTGTCGGCGGCGCGCAAGGCGCAGGGCCTCGACAGCGGCGCCGACGGCTACCTCGTGCAGCCGGTCGAGCCCGCCGAGCTCATCGCCACCGTGCGCGCGCTGCTGCGGGCCCAGGATGCCGAGGCCAACCTCCGCGAAGCCGGCCTGGAGTGGCAGCGCACGTTCAACGCGATCGCCGAGTCGGCGGCGGTGCTGCGCGCCGACGGCACCATCCTGCGCACCAACCGCGCGCTGCTGGCCCTCGTCCGCGCCTCTGCCGAAGAGGTCGACGGACGTCCCGTGCGCGAGGTCTTCCGACAGCGCCTCGGCATCGACGACCCCATCCTCGAACTCGAGGCGGGCAACCTCGAGCGACGGGTCGCCGAGGTCCGTGCCGGCGACTGCTCGTACCGCATCGTCACCGACCCGATCCTCGACGAGCGCGGGCACGCCCATCGCCACGTGCTGGTGATGACCGACATCACCAGCCTGCGCGACCTCGCCGACGCCGAGCGCCGGCGCGCCGACGAACTGCTCGAGGACAACCGCCGCAAGGACGAGTTCCTGGCGATGCTTGCCCACGAACTGCGCAACCCGCTCAACGCCATCGCCACGGCCACGGCGCTGCAGGACCGCACCGACGTGCCGGAGGAACACCTCGGCCACGTGCGCGCCTCGGTGGCGCGGCAGGTGCGACAGCTCTCGCGCCTGATCGACGACCTGCTCGACGTGTCGCGCCTGACGCGCGGTCGCGTCCAGCTGCAGAAGGACAGCCTCGATCTCTCGTCGGTCATCCACGAGGTGGTCCAGATGGCGCGGCCGTACCTCGATGCGCGTCGGCAGCCGCTGATCCTCGACCTGCCGGATTCGCCGCTGCCCGTGCACGGCGACAGCCTGCGCCTGGGGCAGGCGCTGGCCAACCTCCTGTCGAACGCGAGCAAGTTCTCCGAGGTCGGCCGGCGCATCCTGCTCCGCTGCGAGATCGATCGGGCCGACGAGGCGCACCCGGTGGTGACGATCCGGGTCGTCGACGAGGGGATCGGCATCGATCCGGCGCGCATCGACAGCATCTTCGAGCCGTTCGTGCAGGGCCAGACGACGCTGGCGCGATCGGAGGGCGGCCTGGGCATCGGCCTCACCATCGCCAAGCGGATGGTCGAGCTGCACGAAGGTCAGCTCACCGCTCACAGCGCGGGCCTCGGTGCCGGCACGGAGTTCCGCGTGACGCTCCCCCTGGCGCCTCTGAACCTGGCAACTCCGCCGCAGGCGACCGCCCTCGACAGCTACCTCCGCGATTACCGCCCGCCCGCACTGCTCGACGTCCTCATCGTCGAGGACGACGAGGACGCCGCCGATCTCATGCGCGCGCTCTTCACCGCGGTCGGTCACACCACCCGCGTCGCCCGCGACGGCATCGCCGGCCTGACCGAAGTGCTGTCGCATCCCCCGGATGTCGCCTTCATCGACATCGGGCTGCCGCGCATGGACGGCTACGAAGTGGCGCGGACCATCCGGCGCTCCGACCAGGGCGGCTCGGTCTACCTCGTGGCCCTCACCGGGTATGGCCGTCCCGAGGACCGGGCCCGGGCGCTGGCGGCCGGTTTCGACGTGCACCTGGTCAAGCCGCTGGAGATCCAGCGCGTCCACGAACTCATGGAGCGGCGCCAGCATCGCGTCATCACCCACGACGAGGCCCCGGGGACGCATTAGTCTCGCTTATTGGGGTGGGCCAGAGCGGCTGTCAGGAGTTATACTCTCGGCGTGGGACACACCCTTCTTCAAAAGGTCTGGGATCAACACACGGTGCGGACCCTGCCCACCGGGCAGACACAGCTCTTCATCGGGCTGCACCTCGTGCACGAAGTGACCTCGCCGCAGGCGTTCGACGACCTGCGGCAGCGCGGCTGGCCGGTGCGCTTCCCGCAGCGGACGTTCGCCACGGTCGATCACATCGTGCCCACCGGCAGCCTCGCGCGCCCGTTCCAGGACGTGATGGCCGAGGCGATGCTCTCGGCCCTCGAGCGCAACTGCCGCGACTTCGGCGTGCCGCTGTACGACCACTCCACCGGCCGCCAGGGCATCGTCCACGTGATAGGACCGGAACTCGGGCTCACGCAGCCGGGCATGACGATCGCCTGCGGCGACAGCCACACGTCCACGCACGGCGCGTTCGGCGCGGTGGCGTTCGGCATCGGCACCAGCCAGGTGCGCGACGTGCTGGCCAGCCAGTGCCTCGCGATGGAGCCGCTCAAGGTGCGGCGCATCCGCGTCGAGGGCACGCTGCAGCGCGGCGTCTACGCCAAGGACGTGATCCTCAAGATCATCCAGGTGCTCGGCGTCAAGGGCGGGGTCGGTTACGCGTACGAGTACGCGGGATCGGCCGTCGACGCCATGTCGATGGACGAGCGCATGACGATGTGCAACATGTCCATCGAGGGCGGTGCGCGCGTCGGGTACGTCAATCCCGACGAGACGACGTTCGCCTACATGGAGGGCCGGCCGTTCGCGCCGCAGGGCGAGGCGTTCGAGCGCGCCAAGGCCTGGTGGCGCGGCCTGGCCAGCGACGCCGATGCGCGCTACGACGATGACGTGGAACTGCGGGGCGACACGCTGAGCCCGGTGGTGACGTGGGGGCTGCACCCGGGACAGTCGGTGGGCGTCGACGAGCGCGTGCCGACGCCGGGCGAGGTGCCCGCCGAGGACCGGCCGCTGGTCGAGGAGGCGCTGCAGTTCATGGGGTTCGCGCCCGGCCAGCCGATTGCCGGCACGCCGATCGACGTGGCGTTCGTCGGGTCGTGCACCAACTCGCGCCTGTCGGACCTGCGCGAGGCGGCCAGGTTCGTCAGGGGCCACAAGGTCGCCAGGGGCGTGCGGGCGATGGTCGTGCCCGGATCGCAGAACGTGCGTGCCCAGGCCGAGGCCGAGGGCCTGCACGAGATCTTCATGGAGGCGGGCTTCGACTGGCGCGGTTCGGGCTGCTCGATGTGCCTCGGGATGAACCCCGACAAGCTGCAGGGCCGCGAGATGAGCGCCTCTTCGTCCAACCGCAATTTCAAGGGGCGGCAGGGCAGTCCCACGGGCCGCACGCTGCTCATGAGCCCGGCGATGGTGGCGGCCGCGGCGGTCGCCGGGGAAGTCGTCGACATCCGTTCGTTCGAGCCCGCCGAGGCGGCGCTCGCCGGAGGCCGCGCATGAGCGCCATCGTCCGCATCGAGCGCGTCGAGGGGCGCCTCCTCCCCTTGCGCGGGCACGACATCGACACCGACCGCATCATCCCGGCGCGGTTCCTGCGCGTGATCACGTTCGAGGGGCTCGAGAAGCACGCCTTCGAGGACGACATCGCGTCGCGGGCGGCGGCAGGCGATCCGCACCCGTTCGCGCAGGAGCGCTTCGCGGGCGCGCGGATCCTCGTGGTGAACCGCAACTTCGGGTGCGGGTCGTCGCGTGAGCACGCCCCGCAGGCGCTGCAGCGGTGGGGCATCGCCGCGGTGGTGGGCGAGTCGTTCTCGGAGATCTTCTTCGGCAACAGCTTGGCGATCGGCCTGGCGTGCGTCACCGCGTCGCCGGAGGATCTCGAGTGGCTGCAGGCCCTCGGCGAGCAGGATCCGCAGGGCAGCGCGACGCTCGACCTGACCACGCTCACGCTGCGGGCGGGTGGCCGCGACATCCCGGTCAGCGGCCCCAGGGCCGCCATCGAGGCTTTCGTGACCGGCGCGTGGGACGCCACCGGCCTGCTGCTCGAGGACCAGGCGGCGGTGCAGGCGACCGCCGAGCGGCTGCCATACGTCAGCGGTTTCTGACGCGTGACCAGAGCCTACCCGCCGGACGTGTCGGCGCGGCTGGGCCGTCGATGGGCCGAGGCCGGTCCATCCCGCATCCGCCTGCCGCACGACGCCGCGCTGCGCGAGATCGTCGAGACCGCCTACCACGCCAGCCTGCTGTCCGAGGAGCAGCGGCCGCTGCGGTTCCGCCTGCTCGTGGGACCGCCGGCGGCGTTGCCGGCGTGCTCGCCCCGCGACCTGCACCTGCAGGTGCTGGAGTTCGACCCGTCGCGGCGCTTGTCCGACAGCGAACTCCGCCGCCTCGCCCCGGCCGCCGACTTCGAACGCACGCTGATCGGCATCCACGCCGAGGGCGAGGGTGCGCCTTACATCTGGGGGCTCGCCTCGTCGGGCGCGCAGTGGCTGCGCGACATCCAGAGCGGGCGCGCGACCCACGGACCGAAGCTGCCGGAGGCGCTGGTCGTCCACGTGCTCGGCCCCGGACAGTTGCTGCTCGGCCGCGGCTCCATCCCGCTGTTCGAGCTGCAGGGCGGCAAGGTCCTCGACAGCGGCCACGACGTCTTCGGATCGACGTGGATGCCGCGGCTGTTCGCGCCGGTGCGCGCCGAGGTCGTCCGGCTCCGGGCTCCGGACGCCTCGTCCCCCGGCCGCCCGACGGTCTCCGACGACGTCGTGCGTGCCGTGGCGCAGCACCTGTTGCGCCGGGCGCTGGCGGCGATTCGGCGGGCCCGGCACGGCGGCACGCTGCTCCTCGTGCCGCCCGACGACCAGGGCAACCTCGAGATTCCCGGGGTCACGCTGAAGTACCGGTTCGCCGACCAGGACACCCGGCGACGGTTCCGCCAGCTCATTCTCTCCATCGTCGAGACCCTGCAGACCCTGGCCGCCCGCGACGGCGTGGGGCACGTGGACTGGGCGTACTACCTCCAGCGCGACGATCGCGAGCTGCGGGAGCTCGAAGATGCGGTGGTGGAGCTGGCGCAGTTGATGGCGTCGCTGGCGTCGGTGGACGGCGCCCTGGTGATGAATCGCCGCTTCGAGCTGCTCGGATTCGGCGGCGAGATCACGGTCGCCGAGACGGTGCTGCAGATCCACCGCGCGATCGACCTCGAAGCCGAGGTCACGGTCGCCGAGGTCGTGGACGGTGTCGGCACCCGCCATCGATCGGTGTACCGACTCTGTCAGGCCCACCCCGCCACGCTGGCCTACGTGGTCTCGCAGGACGGAGCCGTCACCGTCGTGCATGCCCGCGACGGCAAGGTGATCTGCTGGGACCAGCAGACGTTCGGGCTCTGACGCGGCGTACGGCTCAGCCTTGAGCCTGTAGCCTCGAGCCTACCTACTCCGCGGCGGCGATCTCCTTCGACACGTCCTTCTCGAACTTGCGCGCCACCTCGATGAACGCGAGGGCGGCATGAGAGAGCTGCGCCTGCTCGGGGTAGACCAGCCGCAGGTGGCGGGGGAGCCGTACCTGCGCGACCGGCACGGCAGCCAGCCGGCCACTGGTGATCTCGGCGATGGCGCAGCGACGGGGCAGCAGGGCCACGCCGAGGCCCATCTCC from Luteitalea sp. TBR-22 includes:
- the leuC gene encoding 3-isopropylmalate dehydratase large subunit, which codes for MGHTLLQKVWDQHTVRTLPTGQTQLFIGLHLVHEVTSPQAFDDLRQRGWPVRFPQRTFATVDHIVPTGSLARPFQDVMAEAMLSALERNCRDFGVPLYDHSTGRQGIVHVIGPELGLTQPGMTIACGDSHTSTHGAFGAVAFGIGTSQVRDVLASQCLAMEPLKVRRIRVEGTLQRGVYAKDVILKIIQVLGVKGGVGYAYEYAGSAVDAMSMDERMTMCNMSIEGGARVGYVNPDETTFAYMEGRPFAPQGEAFERAKAWWRGLASDADARYDDDVELRGDTLSPVVTWGLHPGQSVGVDERVPTPGEVPAEDRPLVEEALQFMGFAPGQPIAGTPIDVAFVGSCTNSRLSDLREAARFVRGHKVARGVRAMVVPGSQNVRAQAEAEGLHEIFMEAGFDWRGSGCSMCLGMNPDKLQGREMSASSSNRNFKGRQGSPTGRTLLMSPAMVAAAAVAGEVVDIRSFEPAEAALAGGRA
- a CDS encoding response regulator, with protein sequence MRGEPGGREAPDISALRREASLLCDATGRVTWADDSAARVLGIAPGDILTTHAVPGTEAKLARLLDEATRGPIKDYEICLMVAGAPRTVLCSVFDYPGQRLLLVGSLVPEQYSRMVSQVSQAVAELGELQRQSDRQQRELQRRHDDLARLNVELDDSARGMAALHAEVQENADSLRRLSEVKSRVVSNVSHEFRTPLNSIIGLTNILLSRVDGELSPEQEKQITFIRRSAESLTELVNDLLDLSSIEAGKVAFRPTRFTVASLFGALRGMLRPLVAPPSPEVTFETPDEEVALETDEGKVSQIMRNLLSNAIKFAPEGDVRVQVRAEGDEVVFAVADSGIGIAPEDHERVFEEFTQLDNPIQRRVKGTGLGLALSRRLAGILGGTLVVASSAPGEGTTFELRIPRVHPEVTEMAAMEERSRALDPRRAPILVLEDDRQTLFLYERYLRDAGFQIVPARTIDDAREAMRRMRPAAIVLDVMLEGETSWAFLAELKASPDTRDIPALVVTITNREDRARALGADEFFVKPLDQEWIARKLQQLAHRSGPIRTVLVVDDDEVARYMLRRQLADSEYRIIEAADGIEGLRLAQLERPQVIFLDFVLPGTNAFDLLDDLKANPATRNIPVIIHTSKSLADEEKSRLSQQAAAILPKQSLSREVAIARIRDALVAAGLRPEAQDREASRAG
- a CDS encoding B12-binding domain-containing protein, producing MRASTDDLLVSLCARFLEAQLKGDRRRAVRLLMEQGLDTGLSATDLLLRVITPAQREIGRLWEANAVSVADEHVATAISQLAMSHLYGRALPTDIRREHVLVACVDGEWHDMGARVAADVLEHHGFSVRLLGPSVPVDALLERVASEAPDIVLLSMTMDVHAPALTTAVRALKARFPNLPVLVGGRGCADRNLAEYGLPHLTAPRAAVCAEIERLLDA
- a CDS encoding putative sensor domain DACNV-containing protein; translated protein: MTRAYPPDVSARLGRRWAEAGPSRIRLPHDAALREIVETAYHASLLSEEQRPLRFRLLVGPPAALPACSPRDLHLQVLEFDPSRRLSDSELRRLAPAADFERTLIGIHAEGEGAPYIWGLASSGAQWLRDIQSGRATHGPKLPEALVVHVLGPGQLLLGRGSIPLFELQGGKVLDSGHDVFGSTWMPRLFAPVRAEVVRLRAPDASSPGRPTVSDDVVRAVAQHLLRRALAAIRRARHGGTLLLVPPDDQGNLEIPGVTLKYRFADQDTRRRFRQLILSIVETLQTLAARDGVGHVDWAYYLQRDDRELRELEDAVVELAQLMASLASVDGALVMNRRFELLGFGGEITVAETVLQIHRAIDLEAEVTVAEVVDGVGTRHRSVYRLCQAHPATLAYVVSQDGAVTVVHARDGKVICWDQQTFGL
- a CDS encoding 3-isopropylmalate dehydratase small subunit 2; protein product: MSAIVRIERVEGRLLPLRGHDIDTDRIIPARFLRVITFEGLEKHAFEDDIASRAAAGDPHPFAQERFAGARILVVNRNFGCGSSREHAPQALQRWGIAAVVGESFSEIFFGNSLAIGLACVTASPEDLEWLQALGEQDPQGSATLDLTTLTLRAGGRDIPVSGPRAAIEAFVTGAWDATGLLLEDQAAVQATAERLPYVSGF
- a CDS encoding response regulator, whose protein sequence is MRADRSGVILNVNDDEATRYVLSRTLRRAGYDVREASSGYEALMLAREGPRLIVLDIKLPDLDGLEVCRRLKADPRTATIPVLQTSATFVSAARKAQGLDSGADGYLVQPVEPAELIATVRALLRAQDAEANLREAGLEWQRTFNAIAESAAVLRADGTILRTNRALLALVRASAEEVDGRPVREVFRQRLGIDDPILELEAGNLERRVAEVRAGDCSYRIVTDPILDERGHAHRHVLVMTDITSLRDLADAERRRADELLEDNRRKDEFLAMLAHELRNPLNAIATATALQDRTDVPEEHLGHVRASVARQVRQLSRLIDDLLDVSRLTRGRVQLQKDSLDLSSVIHEVVQMARPYLDARRQPLILDLPDSPLPVHGDSLRLGQALANLLSNASKFSEVGRRILLRCEIDRADEAHPVVTIRVVDEGIGIDPARIDSIFEPFVQGQTTLARSEGGLGIGLTIAKRMVELHEGQLTAHSAGLGAGTEFRVTLPLAPLNLATPPQATALDSYLRDYRPPALLDVLIVEDDEDAADLMRALFTAVGHTTRVARDGIAGLTEVLSHPPDVAFIDIGLPRMDGYEVARTIRRSDQGGSVYLVALTGYGRPEDRARALAAGFDVHLVKPLEIQRVHELMERRQHRVITHDEAPGTH